The window TAGTGAGAACTGAAAAACAAACAATGCCACTGTCCACTGAAAATCAAATGATAAGATTACTTCCAGAAGAGCTTTTATACAGACTCCAAGACCACGATTGTTCCCTCCATGTAGGGTTGGTTCAACTAGCAGTTGGACCATTAACAAGGCAAGGTATTAATGGAACCTCAGTAGTTTTATGTCTACAAGATAATAGGCATAGCAAGTTTGAAGACTCCTTGCTAGGAAAGCTTCAATTCAGTCTTTGTGATGGACCCATATATTTTAACTGCTTCCCCAATTTTTTGGTGTCTCTAATGGATCCAAGTATATTCGACTGCTTGAATTTAAGCATCAAAACAAATGGCTATAATATGGTACAAGGATCACTGCCGATAGCCCTTGAGTTCCGTGTCGTTTACAAGCTAATGAAAAAAACCCCAGCTGTGCCAAAAGCCTTGGCAGAATACCCAGGAGGAAGAGTccttttagaagaaaaaattggaagatCAAATGCTGCTTTTCCAGCATCAGTCAAGTGGAGCGAAGTCCAAGATGCATAGCAGTGGATGCTACTAGCTGAAGTCCCTCAACTACTTTACCTCAAAGTGAGCCAGAGAAATGTGTTTCATATCAGTATGCATTGCATGGTTATACGTGTGTTTTGTCGTTAGTTTTCCTGGTGTGTGTATATGTATCTTCAAGAATGCTTTTCTCCCTTTATCTCTGTAAATGTCTCTATAAGTCTATAACTAATGAAGTTTGTCTGTTATTCCAACTCTTCTCCTCTTAGTTGTTTATCTTATCTGATTTATGTGTTTGTCATTGTGATGGCCAATCTATTTGTTTCATAGTATGTTCTGTACTATTTGCATCAGGGCCAAGGTTTAAGATTGCTATAGATCTGACAATACCTGTGTTGTACTGAGCTCTCTAGTTCCGGTTTTGGTTTCTAATTGGCACTTCTTAGAGTGGTGGACAGCAGACATTTGAATACTAAAAATGGGGTTTCTTATGGCAAATTCACTCGGATCATTTGCTTGGACGCCCACTAGTGATGACAATACTTAGGAAGTCAGAATGCATTATATATCCCAAAGGGTTCTGGTTTATGATTCTTCCAAGAAAAGATTGAATCTGTCAGTGGTTATGCcgtaaatcaataaataaataaataaataatgtttgtTATTGAAATCTATGACAGTTTCCTATGATTATACACTAATATGATTGGGGAACAAACATGTCCGGAAAAAGTAGCAGTTAGGCCTTTAAGTTTAACCAAGGCTGGTTTGAACAACTCTGCTATTGTGCACGAGGCATTGTAGAAGCTAGCCTTTTTGAATCTCACTAACAGGTCTGGGAATCCTATAGGTTCTCAGTCTCATCTGAAGATCCAAGGAGTCAATATTAAACCAGGATCACAAATATGccaactttttctttcttttttgctgGAATTGAAGTGGAAACCTATTGATGAATGCTGTAAGTTTTCCGGTTTTGGAGGATGGATGATGTCCTGCTCTTGGGAAAGACTTGAGGAGACTTTGGAAAGACTTTGATCTTTACTATTTTGGAAAGAACTttgatatataaaaacaaaagtttacttcttgtttggtaagtgttttttaaaacaattctgaaaaatagtttttaaaaattgctctatgatgttttgtaaaataaaagtttatttaagaacctaaaatgtttttaacttgttttttcatatttttaaatatattttaaaaataacttttacatccacaactttatttttaattattatatatgtttgtataattattttttaaaataattctcaaaaaacaaataaaaaaaattaagagacgTTAGTTGAAAACAtcgtgttttttgtttttgttttgattgtcaaatatgatttttagtttttttgttttagaaaataaaaaattgttcttgaaaatagttgCTAAACAGACCCTTAAAGTCTCtttttagaaattgttcttGACAACGGGTTTTTGTCctcaaataaaaatagttttctaaagcagaatatatatttaaaaagcttttgataaaaaaataattttttaaagaatttaccCTAAAAataccttctttttttaaaaaaaaaagaacttaggcaattttagtttatttttaaaatatgaaaaatattttaacttttaactaTACATAAATATGCATACCTTTACAGAGAATAAGCTGAGAAAATTGCAATTCATATTTAAGTTCTCtaaaagaattttattcttgaaaatcattaaaaattatttttaagaatagttatCCCAAACTATTTTTTGGAAACTATTGGAAAAAACATAGCCAAAAAAAGCTCTTAGTGCATATtttgatcatatatttttctttctttttttttcaatgaataaATGCTTTTTAATACTacataaattacataaaatgcGAAGAGGAATAGTATACTCAGGACTAGTATGATTTTGCCACAAGAAAAATGGCACTGGTTCAATCCCTACCCAAAAATGCCCTAGGACCTTCCAAGACATTCTGGTGATAAAATTCTACCAAACTCTcaggagaattgtgttttggacccaGTTGGACCAAAAAATTAAGATCTGGTTCATATATCTTACATAATTAAGCCTAACACCCAaagaaagtttgaaaattaagaaaaaggaTATTGTCcttcattaatccctaaaatacccttaacccttaCATAAGCCCCTTGTGagtttgaatttcaatttttttgtgtttttttctttttctattccctattaaatattactcatttctaactttttttttccaatctatatttctattttatgtcaaataaaaagcaataatatttttttttcatttttaaatatattgaatctttttactcttattataagcaaggataaaaattttgggatttttcatccaaattttttttatttttttgtatttatcttttagtttaatttaattttttattttaaatttatattaccctttcatttatacttttctcttatttttaattattttttatattttctacattaactatattttaaaaaaatttaaaattgactaCCACTTcactcttattattattattattattattatatatatatatatatatatatatatacatccttttagttttttaatttttaatgtttttattttaaaattttttttaaaataaatttattgaaaaaaataattaagatatgaagttttaatattatattaataatttttcttatctagatagactaatgcaaagtattttgactcacaaaaaaaaaattgtcaatacaattttttagtgaaactttagaaattaaattttaaataaaatatattatgtaaaattttatctaaaaattattgaaagtggtatttcatttttttttattgactttcaaacttatctaattttttacttgaaaggtaatagaacatgtttacaaaaaaaaaaattagtttttcatttttttaaataaatgagtataaatatattaaaagaattaaagataattttagtaaattttttgataaatatgattataattttaaatatagattcatttggataaaatttcacaaaaaaaaaaaaaaaaaaaaaaaaatagtggaaagaaagaacattgctaaaactacaaaaacaaaatatgcaattacaaaattttgatgataaaatttaaaaataaaattcgaaacaattcttgagtgagaaTTTGAGTGTGGAAAAATCCTTGAGTGGAAAAAAgtgggaaagtttttcaaaattacttgaatccttaacaaaaagtagtcttgtacacccttatacaattagtaaatttgtcttgtacagttagtgtaatacccttgtacaataactcaaatttcatacatcattTCATGaatatttgacaataagttgattaatcatgtttgcattgattttgttttaaaaaagaagaaaaattgttgtataattttgttttacaatcattACAAATGAGGTacctattcaaatgaccatatacaagttagataaagtgcatgagatgaatgtatgctTAACCAATGTGTGTAAGAAATGTCATCTATCCTCGGTTAGtggaaacaaacaaataagtttttcaaaatcacttaaaatccttcacaaataatagtcttgtacacccttatacagttaatatatttttcatatatacttagtgtaaataccttatACAATGACTTAAATctcataagaaatatgaatatatgaatgcaaaatgtaattaaaaataagacaaagaaattacttaaaaactattatttaagccaaatttatttatttatttccttttatttttggaaataaagaaaaaaataaaaaatttatttaaccataagaaatatgaatataaaaaattaaaaaataaaaataaccccaaatttatttacttattcattattgaccaattcctttgtttaattgtaaacatactatattttattttattttattattaaaataactaatggaaaaaaataaaaatggataatcaatgaataaaatttaattctttttattattttcatatgaaaaatagtacgttttcaatttttatttttaaaaatagttttcattttttaatcaaatgttttttcaaaaagacaatataaaaatataaatcatattaccatttttttagaaagtattttttaaaatagttttttaacataatttttctttatttataatttaaaatagaaaataatgctgattttcaattatttataaaaaaaatttaaaaacaatgaaaaatctaaattgttaaaatagaattattatgatTGCGTAAATAATGAtgtgaaaattgttaaaatccaaattttaaaaaagtttatatgAAAGATCATTGGGTGTTTTAGTCCATCTATCCTTAAAAGGTAatgtataaaaatttgaaaggtatattggtctcttaacatcttatatcatttatattaattatgtaaGTTATATGAATCAAATGTTAATTTTCGGGCCTAGTTGGGCCCAAACTCTGAGACAatgggccaaaaaaaaaaaaaaaaaaaaaaaaaaaaaaaaaacaaacacgaCAGAATTGGCTTCAAAATATTGTTGGACACCggaaaagatgagaaatgaaTGGATCACAATAAATACCAGAGCAAAAGACCCAATAAACTCAACGATCTCTTTTTAGTTTAAAAGATATGACCCACTTAATAAGAAGGCATAATTAactatatacataaaaaaaattcccaggAGCAGCGTAGAGAGGAGACCTCAAAATTCAGCAATGGCATGTTTGGGTTCAGTCAACCAGTCTGTGGTAGCACTCTCTAATAAGTTCCACAACACCAACACCCAAAGCCTCCCAACCAAACACCTGTCTTCTTTATCATTATTTAGTGGTTCTTCTCCCTTATCAACAAAATCACCCAAAACCTACAAGCCAACTTGCAGAGTCAACACTGGGATTGTGAGGGCAGAAGCTATGACAACTGAGAAGCTGGGCATCAAGATTGAGAGGAATCCTCCTGAGTCCAGACTCACTCAACTGGGTGTCAAATCTTGGCCCAAGTATGTTTTCtgctctttttcttcttcattcttccatggaaaaaattgaggaaaacaACAGAAAAAGTGGTGTATTCATGTGTTTATACATGCTTTAGGGTTGTCGATGGGCTCATGTATGTGGGTTATTGAATATTGAACAGGTGGGGGTGTGAACCAAGCAAATTCCCATGGACGTTCACAACCAAAGAGACATGTTATCTGCTGAAGGGCAAAGTGAAGGTATACCCAGATGGGGCTAATGAGTGTGTTGAGATTGGGGCTGGTGATTTGGTGGAGTTTCCCAAAGGAATGAGCTGCACTTGGGATGTCTCTGTTGCAGTGGACAAGCATTACAGCTTGGGCTAATTCACTAGTCTTCTGCAGCCCCTTTGCCTCTCTTCTTATCAATAACTGCATGAAATGAAGTATTGGGGTTCTTGAACTATATTTTGGGATACAATCAAACTCATGTTTGTCTCTCTGTGTAATTTGGTTGTGGAATAAGATGTTCTAGCCCTTTTCTTGGATTAATGcagaaaattttgggtttttctcATATTCTTGTTTTGAGGCAAAGATATGGAGAAGGAAAATTGTATGGTTATTCTGTGCCATATAATAACTAAAGGTACAAGGAAAGGATAGTTAAATCTAAACAAAATGACGTCAAAACACccaaaacagagagagagagagcaaaatTAATTGTCAAAGCAACCAACTTGAATATTCAGAATGAAAAACTACTTTTTGACaagggaaaatattaaaagtagaGTGGATTCTACTTTCTACTTGCTACTTGAATTTAGTATTTGATTTGATTCTGGCACCAGCTCGCTAGTGGAATGTATCCATGAGAGGGCTTACTTTATAGCCTTATGAATGTGAGATGCTTCCTttgttagttaaaaaaaaaaaaaaaggaaaaggaaaagaaaagcaagAGTTTTTTCAGAAATCAGATCATGTGGGGATGGGTAAGGGTATAGGAGAAATAGGGCAGTTGGAGATGAGTTGCTCTGCGAGGATGCCCCACACCCACTTTCTAAAGAGACTTCAGAGTTTgaaggaaggaagaaatatGGTTAAAAGGAAAGATTGAAAGATTGAAAGGTTTTAGAAGTTGAAAAAAGTCCATgatttatgtttaataaaacttggatgatactataaaaaaaatatgagattcgaatataaggaaataagagttccatataaaataacctaaacaTGAAGGTCAAGGCTGCCATGCTCACTTTACAAATCAAATTCATCAACtactttaattaataaaatatgtaaatagtAAATTCAAAGATTTATCCCACATCCTTTCTATCCCCATCCCTTTTCTTACATATGTCAGTTGTTTCtgaaaagttaaataataaatattacatttttatttgttcctgaaaaattaaataataaaaaaatggtgaattccataattcaaaaaggaaaaataatttaataagaaatatcaaatatagTACATGATTGAATAATGAGAGATATCATATCCttgtataaagaaaaaaaaatcaattaacaaGTAAtctcatttaattcaataattcaattcacttttttttgaaaaaaaaatcaatacttTCAATTTAAAGATATATCAACATGTAATTTGCATAATTagttcatatttaaaaatattttataaataaacttttttacTTTGATCCAAAGTATTAGAACTTGCATGGGTGGATAGCATTGAATTGTTCCACTTATTAATGGATAAAATGATTTCTAATCAATAATATACCAAAGACCCCATTTACAATTAATAATGTATTAAATACTAATAATTAGGATTGCACTACATCATTATCCTTGTTGAAGGTAACGAAGGTCAAATCACTTATTCCCTATCCACCAAgtctattaataaaaataaagataatttgtCGTATTTTATTCACCAATCATTTGTTATacaaatcatattgaataacCCATATGATttgattaataattaaattgtaTTGAATTgaagaatatttaatttaaataaccGTTATGATCCATTTGATAAGTATATGCGTGTTAATGTACACggcatttctttaaattttatattctaaatTGATTTGATCAGACTAAAATTTTACTATATTTAAATAAGCCAAAAACTTTATTGGCTGCATAGAATCCGGCGTTAGATTGAATGAAAGTATTTTCTTGGGGGAAACTTTCCTGAGAAACAAACATGCCTTCCACGTTCACAAAATTAGCGAGTAGCAATGCAGCAGCAGTCGTGATACTACTACTTTCTGTGGCTCTAGTAGTTTTTACGAGTAATATGACAAAACCCAATCCCAAAGAAGCTTCAACGGCGATCATCGAGATTTTTGGAGTGAAGATTCACAGGAACCCTCCTCAGGCCACACTCACCGATCTGGGTGTCACTTCTTGGAAAAAGTAACACCCTTCACCTCTCTCTTGTTCGGTCCCTTTTTTCAGTTTTCTTGCATTCACTTTCTTGGCAAACAAACGGGGGGGTTTACAGTGAAAAGTTGGGAGTTTGCTTCTTTGCTTCtaatatgaagaaaatttgTGATGTGGGTCTGCACCCAGAAACTATTTTCTTGTCCTGAGGGGGTTTGGTGTAAAATTCTTCTGAAATAATCGATAAAAATCATTCCTTTTGAGTCTATTTGGGCTTATTTTCACTTGATTTCTTATCCCCTCAAACATGTACTCGAGTACCCTTTCTGTTATATTTGTTGCTGAGAATAAACCCATTAGGAGCGGCAATGAAAACCCTGATTAACTTTTTGAAAAAGAGTAAAACCTAGAAAAGCATAAGAAGATAGTCATTTGTAGGGTTGATTTCCATCTCCAAATTGGAGAATTCTTCCCAAAAAAATTTGGTCAACTGAGACTTGTCCCTTCTCTTATGAGACTagtgaatttattttcataattgggCCAATTTGATATTGAAATACAATCTACAATGGATGTCATCTTCCCTTTCCCATGAATTCATGTCATTGCTGGTTAGTTACCCTTCATGTAAAAACTTGAGAGGTCAAGGATTTGACACCGGCACTATATTTAAGTTTGAAAGTGTGAAGAATCACTTCATACTAATCTgaataatataaatttcatgGTAGTCTTCTTGCAGTGGTAGTCTATGTAAGGCAATGCCTTCAGTTTGCAGCCTAGGATCAAGGTTCAAGATCAGGCATTATCTTAGATCATGTTCTGTGCCCTCATATATAGGTATAGAACATTTCCATGTAGTACATATTCTTCTGCATGCATTGccattttattcttttagtttgGCTTGATATCATATTTCTAGTCTCCTGCACCTTGGAGAGGTCTGATGCCCAAGACGATGGTGCGGTCTGATGCCCAAGACAATGGTGCTTGAATTTGGAGTACGATCACAGGATCATGAGGCTaaggaaaaaatttaattagtggGATAACTCAGGTGAAAATTTTAGTGAATTTGATGTGCTGTTGGGAATCAAGTATTGGCATAAGCTGATTATACTGCAAGAGGATGGTTTCCAACCTGGGCTTGGTGTAAACATGGttaattaagttttttaatcAGAAATAAAAGAATGGATGAGAGTCTCAGCATAGAACATGAAGAAGATCAatttgaattaagaaaaaaagaagaagtagaTAACAGGGTTAACCAGTTGCCTGGATCAGGGATGAGTTCAATATTTGATGTTCATTTCATATCACCTTATCAAGATTTCTAATCTAGTAAATGAAATAACTTAATATATTGTCAGGTTTTACATGAGAATGCACAAAGGAGACCCACTGCCACCCGTTAAGGTAGCCCAATTGGTCAGGGTACACTGGGAAGTGTGGTCCCAGTAAGTGGTACATGGTCCTGGGTTCAAATTCTGTCATTAATGATACCTTGGATTTATCCGATGCTAGTTGTTGCGGAGAGATTACCATTCTGAGGTTTAGGTCCTCATGGAGAGATAAAAAATTTGTCACTGATATGTTccctttctttaatttctttcttgGAGCTGATTACTCTGCTGAGATATATTTTGTGGCCTTAGagttatttgtttatttaatttttggtccCTTTAAATTTGAATGTTGaccattttattttcaattgttaagTTTATTTGCTATGCTAGCAGTTTCCCTTTGTTCATTAATGGTTGGATTCTACAGATTACATATGCATAAATTTTGATCCATATGGTTAAAGATTCCTTTAGAAATGGCATACTTTGTGTCAAAGCTCTTGATTTTTGCATGACTTTGTCCCTTTTGATTGACTGTATATTATTTGAGACTTTTAAGGAATTG is drawn from Vitis riparia cultivar Riparia Gloire de Montpellier isolate 1030 chromosome 18, EGFV_Vit.rip_1.0, whole genome shotgun sequence and contains these coding sequences:
- the LOC117906209 gene encoding uncharacterized protein LOC117906209; translated protein: MACLGSVNQSVVALSNKFHNTNTQSLPTKHLSSLSLFSGSSPLSTKSPKTYKPTCRVNTGIVRAEAMTTEKLGIKIERNPPESRLTQLGVKSWPKWGCEPSKFPWTFTTKETCYLLKGKVKVYPDGANECVEIGAGDLVEFPKGMSCTWDVSVAVDKHYSLG
- the LOC117906063 gene encoding uncharacterized protein LOC117906063, whose protein sequence is MPSTFTKLASSNAAAVVILLLSVALVVFTSNMTKPNPKEASTAIIEIFGVKIHRNPPQATLTDLGVTSWKKWGCSPSKFPWTFEAKETMYLLEGKVKVYCDGHDGFFEIGAGDLVEFPKGMKVTWDVTEALNKHYSLEK